A window from Vigna angularis cultivar LongXiaoDou No.4 chromosome 7, ASM1680809v1, whole genome shotgun sequence encodes these proteins:
- the LOC128193354 gene encoding uncharacterized protein LOC128193354, protein MEEEQHTRDLIAQMQAQIQAQARTIQAQTHAHQEMQRRHAEEITMLRAERGRAERSAQHLESIADRGNNQHNDNAGSRNQQPSRHTDPNDRGRREPSPLRTDRPSSLLPFTAIIMQTPMPEKNPPVLDKYDDSTDPDNHLRIFTNAMVFYTDSDPVICRAFSLSLKDEALEWYNTLPPNTMDCFATVENLFKRQYASNRNQEVTPAELVNTKHENGETLKAFMKRYMETARRVKEVSQSFIITNLPSCLKPGYFAEKLYARPPKTMEELQEWIAEFIRMEDMRISQRKRQQEAEASGGRKDGKRPFDNNGKSGEFSRTFKFNHYTPLNTPRAKVLEEALNAELLTLQTKPSPRYADERKSCHFHQNRGHTTEECITLKNEIERLIRAGHLRKYIQEARRSPERAYRKNERRRDYSRSPARHRERSIRGVIN, encoded by the coding sequence atggaggAAGAACAACACACCAGAGATTTGATAGCGCAGATGCAGGCGCAAATACAGGCACAAGCCAGAACCATACAAGCACAGACGCACGCACATCAAGAGATGCAGCGAAGGCACGCAGAAGAAATTACAATGTTGAGAGCAGAGCGAGGTCGTGCCGAACGGTCAGCTCAACACTTGGAGTCCATAGCCGATCGGGGTAACAACCAACACAATGATAACGCTGGAAGTCGTAATCAGCAGCCATCTCGGCATACTGACCCGAACGATCGGGGAAGAAGGGAACCATCCCCCTTACGAACCGATCGGCCCTCCAGTCTGCTCCCTTTCACTGCGATCATCATGCAAACTCCAATGCCAGAGAAGAACCCTCCTGTATTGGATAAGTATGATGACTCGACAGATCCCGACAATCATCTCAGGATTTTCACCAATGCAATGGTGTTCTACACGGACAGTGATCCGGTTATATGCAGAGCCTTCTCCTTATCACTCAAGGACGAAGCATTAGAGTGGTATAACACTCTTCCCCCAAACACAATGGATTGTTTCGCCACTGTGGAAAACCTTTTTAAAAGGCAATATGCCTCCAATCGTAATCAGGAAGTAACGCCAGCGGAATTGGTAAATACTAAACATGAAAATggagaaactttgaaggcctttatgaaaaggtatatGGAAACTGCACGACGAGTTAAAGAGGTAAGTCAATCTTTTATCATCACCAATTTGCCTTCCTGTCTAAAACCAGGATATTTTGCTGAAAAATTGTATGCACGACCGCCAAAAACAATGGAGGAGCTCCAAGAATGGATAGCCGAATTCATCCGCATGGAGGATATGCGAATTTCACAAAGAAAGCGACAACAAGAAGCTGAGGCAAGTGGAGGTAGAAAGGACGGTAAGCGACCGTTCGACAATAATGGTAAAAGCGGGGAGTTTTCCcgaacatttaaatttaatcactaTACACCCCTCAACACACCTAGGGCAAAAGTTCTTGAAGAAGCTCTAAACGCTGAACTTCTCACACTCCAAACGAAACCATCTCCAAGATACGCAGATGAAAGGAAGAGCTGTCATTTCCATCAGAATCGGGGGCATACAACAGAAGAATGCATTACGCTGAAAAACGAAATAGAACGTCTCATTCGGGCTGGACACCTCCGTAAGTACATACAAGAAGCAAGAAGAAGTCCCGAACGAGCGTATCGGAAGAACGAACGAAGGCGAGACTATAGTCGCAGTCCTGCTCGTCATCGTGAACGATCGATTCGCGGAGTTATAAACTGA
- the LOC108336431 gene encoding glycine-rich cell wall structural protein 1.8 — MVSHETLLILGLLAMASLIPSHATARNLAQTPSMSSTKDKNHIDDIKYGGPGDYEGGHGGNRSSSGSSDYGGNHKGDKPDERHGKYGGNHGGNKSGGGPGDYGGNHGSDKPGNEHGDYGGNHGGNRPGGGPSDYGGDHGSDKPDREHGDYGGNHGGNRPGGGSGDYGSNHGSDKPGNEHDDYGGNHGGNRPDGGNSDYGGNHGSDKSGKEHGDYGGNHGGNKHGNGPGDYGGDHGSDKPGNEHGDYGGNHGGNRPGGGPSDYGGDHGSDKPDKEHNDYGGNHGGDKPDGGPNHYGHNHEGDKPGEGHDDYGGNHRGYRPGGGPNNYGGDHGGDKLGEGHNDFGGNHGGYRPGGGHNDYGGNHGGDKPNEGPGDYRGNHGADKPGGGPGNYEGNHGGDKPGNGPSDYGGNHEGDKPGEGHDDYGGNHGGNKPGGGSGDYGGDHKGNHGGDKLGGGPGDYGGDHRSDKPGGGGGVGDYGHNHGGNKPDNGPNGSDHQGDKPGGGPSDYRGNHGGGKSRGGESRDGGLGNCGGGHGNGVCGDNLVDGYNDEAP; from the exons ATGGTTTCTCACGAAACCTTACTCATCCTAGGCCTCTTGGCCATGGCTTCTCTCATACCCTCTCATGCGACTGCTAGGAACCTTGCTCAGACTCCCTCAATGTCCTCTACAAAGG ACAAAAACCACATCGATGATATCAAATATGGAGGTCCAGGTGATTATGAAGGTGGTCATGGAGGTAATAGATCTAGTAGTGGATCTAGTGATTATGGAGGTAACCATAAAGGTGATAAACCAGACGAAAGACACGGGAAATATGGAGGAAACCATGGAGGTAATAAATCTGGCGGTGGACCTGGTGATTATGGAGGCAACCATGGAAGCGATAAACCAGGCAATGAACACGGTGATTATGGAGGCAACCATGGAGGTAATAGACCTGGCGGTGGACCTAGTGATTATGGAGGTGATCATGGAAGTGATAAACCCGACAGAGAACACGGTGATTATGGAGGCAACCATGGAGGTAATAGACCTGGTGGTGGATCTGGTGATTATGGAAGCAACCATGGAAGTGATAAACCAGGCAATGAACACGATGATTATGGAGGCAACCATGGAGGTAATAGACCTGACGGTGGAAATAGTGATTATGGAGGCAACCATGGAAGTGATAAATCCGGCAAAGAACACGGTGATTATGGAGGCAACCATGGAGGTAATAAACATGGCAATGGACCTGGTGATTATGGAGGCGACCATGGAAGTGATAAACCAGGTAATGAACATGGTGATTATGGAGGCAACCATGGAGGTAATAGACCTGGCGGTGGACCTAGTGATTATGGAGGTGATCATGGAAGTGATAAACCCGACAAAGAACACAATGATTATGGAGGAAACCATGGAGGTGATAAACCAGATGGAGGACCCAATCATTATGGACACAACCATGAAGGTGATAAACCAGGCGAAGGACATGATGATTATGGAGGCAACCACAGAGGTTATAGACCTGGTGGTGGACCCAATAACTATGGAGGCGATCATGGAGGTGATAAACTAGGTGAAGGACACAATGATTTTGGAGGGAACCATGGAGGTTATAGACCTGGCGGTGGACACAATGATTATGGAGGCAACCATGGAGGTGATAAACCAAACGAAGGACCAGGTGATTATAGAGGCAACCACGGAGCTGATAAACCAGGCGGAGGACCCGGTAATTATGAAGGCAACCATGGAGGTGATAAACCTGGCAATGGACCCAGTGATTATGGAGGCAACCATGAAGGTGATAAACCAGGTGAAGGACATGATGATTATGGAGGCAACCATGGAGGTAATAAACCAGGCGGAGGATCAGGTGATTATGGAGGTGACCACAAAGGCAACCATGGAGGTGATAAACTAGGGGGTGGACCCGGTGATTATGGAGGCGATCATAGAAGTGATAAACctggaggtggtggtggagtCGGTGACTATGGACACAACCATGGAGGTAATAAACCAGACAATGGACCCAATGGAAGCGACCATCAAGGTGATAAACCTGGTGGTGGACCCAGTGATTACAGAGGCAACCATGGAGGTGGTAAATCTCGTGGAGGTGAATCAAGAGATGGTGGACTCGGTAATTGTGGAGGTGGACATGGAAATGGTGTTTGTGGAGACAACCTTGTTGATGGTTATAACGATGAAGCTCCTTGA
- the LOC108337638 gene encoding histone chaperone ASF1 isoform X2: MTGEEMEEDPEEDPEEDPEEDPEEDPVEDPEEDPVEDPEEAPVEDPVEAPVEAPEEDPEEDLVEDLVEDPEEDPVEVEDPQEAPVEAPEEDTEEIRSRRRLRMCGQIGCK; this comes from the coding sequence ATGACTGGGGAAGAGATGGAGGAGGACCCGGAGGAGGACCCGGAGGAGGACCCGGAGGAGGACCCAGAGGAGGACCCGGTGGAGGACCCAGAGGAGGACCCGGTGGAGGACCCAGAGGAGGCCCCGGTGGAGGACCCGGTGGAGGCCCCGGTGGAGGCCCCAGAGGAGGACCCAGAGGAGGACCTGGTGGAGGACCTGGTGGAGGACCCAGAGGAGGACCCGGTGGAGGTGGAGGACCCCCAGGAGGCCCCGGTGGAAGCCCCGGAGGAGGACACGGAGGAGATTAGGTCACGGCGGAGGTTGCGGATGTGTGGTCAAATAGGCTGCAAATAA
- the LOC108336562 gene encoding putative glycine-rich cell wall structural protein 1, with protein sequence MVNNKMNLKPFILLCFLSAVVVIAAVVADDPPLEKGNAPGMSGIDEKFTGSDDEQGLFFSGRKLVSNYGTDHCRGKGGKGGGGYSGGCSGGCRGRGGSAGGGGGGGGGGGGGGGGSGRGGGGGGGGGGGGGGGGGGGGGGGGGGRGWGGGGGWGSGGSQGGGSSAGGGSGRGGCGSHGGGGIAGGGSGNGCGKGGKGGGEGGGGY encoded by the exons ATGGTTAATAACAAAATGAATCTCAAGCCTTTTATTCTGCTGTGTTTTCTGTCCGCGGTGGTTGTCATCGCTGCGGTTGTGGCTGATGATCCACCTCTAGAAAAGGGAAATG CTCCAGGAATGAGTGGAATTGACGAGAAATTTACTGGAAGCGATGACGAGCAGGGACTCT TTTTTAGCGGTAGGAAACTCGTGTCAAATTATGGTACCGATCATTGTAGAGGAAAGGGAGGAAAAGGAGGTGGCGGATACAGTGGTGGTTGTAGTGGTGGATGCCGAGGAAGAGGTGGTAGTgctggaggaggaggaggaggaggaggaggaggtggtggtggcggTGGTGGCAGTGGAAGAGGGGGAGGAGGTGGGGGAGGCGGTGGAGGTGGAGGAGGTGGTGGAGGTGGGGGAGGTGGTGGAGGTGGTGGAGGTGGGAGAGGTTGGGGAGGTGGTGGAGGTTGGGGAAGTGGTGGAAGCCAAGGGGGAGGAAGTAGTGCCGGTGGTGGCAGTGGAAGAGGAGGTTGTGGAAGCCATGGAGGAGGAGGCATTGCTGGTGGCGGTAGTGGAAACGGATGTGGTAAAGGAGGAAAAGGTGgcggagaaggaggaggaggataTTGA
- the LOC128197866 gene encoding uncharacterized protein LOC128197866, translating to MEALGLDGLDIRHRKLGVISQPRAFLSLLNPGHFFSVEPSRFTFSFEPSLVSVRCPPVEPSSVWVFVFGVVFGVGVDRALVLRRLSLSIIVTFINPSSSTVVGAHCWVRCRSSALSSLIGLNLEPSSSSLEP from the exons ATGGAAGCGTTAGGATTAGATGGACTTGATATTAGACACA GGAAGCTGGGTGTCATTTCTCAACCTCGAGCTTTCCTCTCTTTGTTGAACCCTGGACATTTCTTCTCTGTCGAACCATCACGCTTTACTTTCTCTTTCGAACCATCTTTGGTCTCAGTTCGGTGTCCTCCTGTGGAGCCATCTTCGGTGTGGGTGTTCGTCTTTGGAGTCGTCTTCGGTGTGGGTGTAGATCGTGCTTTGGTTCTTCGTCGCCTCTCTCTGTCTATTATTGTGACCTTCATCAATCCTTCATCAAGCACTGTGGTTGGGGCTCATTGTTGGGTGCGGTGTCGTAGTTCGGCGTTGAGTAGCTTAATCGG GCTTAATCTCGAACCATCATCTTCGTCGCTGGAACCGTAG
- the LOC108337650 gene encoding uncharacterized protein LOC108337650, which produces MHIIVYPRKMGSKTKIALLIPGLLVMFILISPKVAMAARNFEEGKFVKETNEAGDGRLVNDVKIPDIGNRGFGGITGIVGSIPGTVGSIPVIGGITPDIIGIIPGIIGGITGIIPGIVGGGIPGNNGFLPGIGGGISGIGGGISGIGGGIPGIGGGGIPGIGGGIRGIRGGIPGIGGGIYGGGYPGQRGYRGGLRCPYGCCVWTDGYCSSCCTI; this is translated from the exons ATGCATATCATAGTTTACCCTAGAAAGATGGGTTCGAAGACAAAGATAGCGTTACTTATCCCAGGTCTGTTGGTCATGTTCATTTTGATTTCCCCAAAGGTGGCAATGGCAGCTAGGAATTTTGAAGAGG GAAAATTTGTTAAAGAGACAAATGAAGCGGGTGATGGCAGATTggtaaatgatgttaaaatccCAGACATAGGTAATAGAGGTTTTGGTGGCATCACAGGCATTGTCGGTAGCATCCCAGGCACTGTCGGTAGCATCCCAGTCATTGGTGGTATAACTCCAGATATTATCGGTATCATCCCAGGTATTATCGGTGGCATCACAGGTATCATCCCAGGTATTGTCGGTGGTGGCATACCAGGTAATAATGGTTTCCTCCCAGGTATCGGCGGTGGCATCTCAGGTATCGGCGGTGGCATCTCAGGTATCGGCGGTGGCATCCCAGGTATCGGCGGCGGTGGCATCCCAGGTATCGGCGGTGGCATCCGAGGCATCAGAGGTGGCATCCCAGGCATCGGTGGTGGCATCTATGGTGGTGGCTATCCCGGTCAAAGAGGATACAGAGGAGGATTGCGTTGCCCTTATGGCTGTTGTGTTTGGACTGATGGATATTGCTCAAGTTGCTGCACAATCTGA
- the LOC108337638 gene encoding glycine-rich protein DOT1 isoform X1, which yields MNTKTTFFFCFLCTLLLISAMATQPSKHGTMAEESETRAGLDDWGRDGGGPGGGPGGGPGGGPRGGPGGGPRGGPGGGPRGGPGGGPGGGPGGGPRGGPRGGPGGGPGGGPRGGPGGGGGPPGGPGGSPGGGHGGD from the exons ATGAATACCAAAACcactttcttcttttgcttcctCTGCACGTTGCTTCTCATCTCTGCTATGGCAACTCAGCCATCTAAACATGGTACTATGG CAGAAGAATCCGAGACACGAGCAGGATTAGATGACTGGGGAAGAGATGGAGGAGGACCCGGAGGAGGACCCGGAGGAGGACCCGGAGGAGGACCCAGAGGAGGACCCGGTGGAGGACCCAGAGGAGGACCCGGTGGAGGACCCAGAGGAGGCCCCGGTGGAGGACCCGGTGGAGGCCCCGGTGGAGGCCCCAGAGGAGGACCCAGAGGAGGACCTGGTGGAGGACCTGGTGGAGGACCCAGAGGAGGACCCGGTGGAGGTGGAGGACCCCCAGGAGGCCCCGGTGGAAGCCCCGGAGGAGGACACGGAGGAGATTAG